A DNA window from Rhizobium jaguaris contains the following coding sequences:
- a CDS encoding AAA family ATPase has protein sequence MTRKQDVLRAAMKSAETFAYYCAIQKALRLHRKINPWLHGITILKAPLGQSAEPYREAAEAVLFAGRRPAYNEKERRVIVDDDSSAFHKVLDSDEVRSFGYILVVVVHDFKIPPEWQLAASFIGDIEKLTVRQVRCALLNCCDVVATDTQIAEALHIGADLMWKAVARGRSFNESLRRLRSLGASDSAPAKRKSQPNARGLEDMAGYGQAAEWGMQLTEDLRDWQAGKIGWCDVDRGVLLEGKPGTGKTTFARALATTANAHLVTASLAAWQRRGHLGDLLKAMHRDFEQAKSKSPTILFIDEIDAFGDREKLDDDNRDYSIQVVNALLEEIDGSDEHEGLIIVGACNNASRIDSALRRPGRLDRFIQIRLPGPTERLLILSQYLDQALTQSQLAPVSDLSEGMSGAHLEQLARDARRSARRSGRPVSVDDVLAHLPPRVIIPREHRRAMAVHEIGHSLVGLRLGAGKFVGVKIADWFNPGDQVIELGGAHFKQSVLQRRDRDYFERENAMLLGGIAAEIVILGGHCDGGGLIVGSDLQRATDRLTEMEAATGLGHRLTFSAAADAEEADRVRRFYPRLAEAVEAGLLRQLERAKAIIVEERVLFDAMCDALVEKGRLDAQQVGEMVAAHAVSFQTVPVALEPDSYSGIAAQ, from the coding sequence ATGACTCGCAAGCAGGACGTTTTACGCGCGGCCATGAAGTCTGCAGAGACCTTCGCTTATTACTGCGCAATCCAGAAAGCACTCAGATTACATCGAAAGATTAATCCGTGGCTTCATGGAATTACAATTCTCAAGGCCCCGCTGGGACAGTCAGCCGAGCCTTATCGAGAGGCCGCCGAGGCCGTGCTCTTTGCGGGCAGGAGACCGGCTTATAACGAAAAGGAGCGGCGCGTAATTGTTGACGACGACAGCTCGGCGTTTCACAAGGTCTTGGATAGCGACGAGGTACGTTCATTCGGGTATATCTTGGTTGTGGTCGTCCACGACTTCAAAATTCCGCCCGAGTGGCAACTGGCCGCGTCCTTCATCGGCGATATCGAGAAGCTGACCGTCCGACAGGTGCGTTGCGCGCTCCTGAATTGCTGCGATGTTGTCGCGACCGACACGCAGATTGCCGAGGCTCTCCACATCGGTGCAGATTTGATGTGGAAGGCCGTCGCGCGAGGCCGAAGCTTCAACGAGAGTCTCAGGCGATTGAGGTCACTTGGAGCCTCAGACTCCGCGCCAGCAAAGCGAAAGTCGCAGCCGAATGCGAGGGGTCTGGAGGACATGGCCGGGTACGGCCAAGCGGCTGAATGGGGCATGCAGCTCACGGAAGACTTGAGAGATTGGCAGGCTGGCAAGATCGGGTGGTGTGACGTCGATCGCGGCGTCCTGCTTGAAGGCAAGCCGGGAACTGGAAAGACCACCTTCGCTCGCGCTCTTGCGACGACAGCGAATGCACATCTCGTTACGGCATCTCTGGCCGCCTGGCAGCGGCGCGGGCATCTGGGCGACCTCCTGAAGGCCATGCACCGCGATTTTGAGCAGGCGAAAAGCAAGTCACCCACTATCCTGTTCATCGACGAGATCGACGCGTTTGGCGACCGGGAAAAGCTCGACGACGATAACCGCGACTACAGCATCCAGGTCGTGAACGCGCTTTTGGAAGAAATCGATGGTTCCGATGAACACGAAGGTCTGATTATCGTTGGCGCTTGCAACAATGCGAGCCGAATTGATTCTGCGCTACGTCGCCCTGGTCGCCTCGATCGCTTCATCCAAATCCGACTGCCTGGCCCGACCGAGCGGTTGCTTATCTTGTCGCAGTATTTGGACCAAGCATTGACGCAAAGCCAGTTGGCTCCGGTGTCGGACCTATCGGAGGGAATGTCAGGTGCTCACTTGGAACAGTTGGCACGAGACGCGCGCCGGTCTGCCAGACGTAGCGGCCGTCCTGTGTCAGTCGATGACGTACTTGCACATCTGCCACCGCGTGTGATCATTCCGCGCGAACATCGCCGTGCGATGGCTGTGCATGAGATCGGTCACAGCCTGGTAGGCCTTAGACTGGGAGCTGGAAAATTTGTCGGGGTCAAGATTGCCGACTGGTTTAACCCCGGCGACCAAGTGATCGAGCTGGGTGGGGCGCATTTCAAACAATCAGTGCTTCAGCGGCGTGATCGCGACTACTTTGAACGGGAGAACGCAATGCTCCTCGGAGGAATCGCTGCGGAAATCGTGATCCTCGGCGGTCACTGTGACGGTGGCGGCTTGATCGTCGGTTCGGATTTGCAGAGAGCAACAGATCGGTTGACCGAGATGGAGGCGGCGACCGGACTAGGGCACAGGTTAACGTTCTCAGCGGCAGCAGATGCCGAAGAGGCCGATCGAGTACGGCGCTTCTACCCTCGATTGGCGGAGGCGGTTGAGGCGGGTCTGCTGCGACAGCTCGAACGCGCCAAAGCCATCATCGTCGAGGAGCGCGTCTTGTTCGACGCGATGTGCGACGCGTTGGTCGAAAAAGGCCGGCTAGACGCGCAACAAGTCGGCGAAATGGTTGCTGCTCATGCCGTGTCGTTTCAGACCGTGCCAGTTGCCTTGGAGCCCGACAGCTATTCCGGCATAGCCGCTCAATAG
- a CDS encoding site-specific DNA-methyltransferase has protein sequence MNQLWFGDNLTILREEIASESVDLVYLDPPFNSNANYNVLFRTPADEAASAQVEAFRDTWTWGSEAQWAFDELMRTGGSVAAIIHALHAALGESDMMAYLVMMAQRLHELRRVLKPTGSLFLHCDATASHYLKIVLDSIFGPEQFANEIIWQRSTGKSLSTRRLPNNHDVILSFAKGREWTWNSDELYEPYDLNNLPPSIAEKYVHDDGDGRKYQLDNLLNPNHDRPNLTYEFLGVTRVWRWTRSRMEEAFLAGLIHQSAPGRVPRLKRYLDEQRGMPLGDVWTDIPPLNSQARERLGYPTQKPVKLLNRILSAATIEGGVVLDPFCGCGTTIAAAEIAKRQWVGIDVAFHAIKVIENRIRGLNPNAAYDVGGIPRDFLSAERLALKDKFQFQWWANYLVGVQALKETKKGPDRGIDGEMYFMNGPRGWGRILTSVKGGQHVGAKDVREFKAVIDRERAEMGLFICLHEATREMRAEAASFGFVDTAHGHLPRLQIVTIGEWFKGVRPALPSLGHISREFFQPEKRQVSKAIRRPDPNAPEFAFSFTGSKSDDVVVHFNPAAAREAEQDQRLL, from the coding sequence ATGAATCAACTTTGGTTTGGGGACAATCTGACTATATTGCGGGAAGAAATCGCGAGCGAAAGCGTGGATCTTGTTTACCTTGACCCACCATTCAACAGTAACGCGAACTACAACGTACTTTTTCGAACTCCGGCCGACGAGGCTGCGAGTGCTCAGGTTGAGGCGTTCCGAGATACTTGGACTTGGGGTAGCGAGGCGCAGTGGGCATTTGATGAGTTGATGCGAACTGGTGGTAGCGTTGCCGCCATTATCCATGCGTTGCACGCAGCTCTGGGCGAAAGCGACATGATGGCTTACCTCGTTATGATGGCGCAACGTCTTCACGAGTTGAGGCGCGTCTTAAAGCCAACCGGATCACTTTTTTTGCATTGTGACGCAACGGCGAGCCACTATCTGAAGATCGTTCTGGATTCCATTTTTGGACCTGAGCAATTTGCCAACGAAATAATATGGCAGAGAAGCACGGGCAAGTCGCTGTCAACCAGACGGCTTCCCAACAATCACGATGTAATTTTGAGCTTTGCAAAAGGGAGAGAATGGACCTGGAACAGCGATGAATTGTACGAGCCATATGATCTGAATAACCTTCCGCCGTCCATTGCGGAAAAGTACGTTCACGACGATGGCGATGGCAGAAAGTATCAGCTTGACAATCTTCTAAATCCAAATCACGACCGCCCAAATCTGACATACGAGTTCTTGGGCGTCACGCGCGTTTGGCGTTGGACGAGAAGCCGAATGGAGGAAGCATTTCTCGCTGGTTTGATTCATCAATCAGCACCAGGAAGAGTGCCACGCCTAAAGCGTTATTTGGACGAGCAACGAGGGATGCCGCTTGGTGATGTCTGGACAGATATTCCCCCGCTTAACTCGCAAGCGCGCGAAAGGCTCGGATACCCCACTCAAAAGCCGGTAAAGCTCCTCAACCGAATTCTGAGTGCTGCTACAATTGAAGGAGGAGTGGTCCTCGATCCTTTCTGTGGTTGCGGGACGACGATAGCCGCAGCGGAGATTGCTAAAAGGCAGTGGGTGGGAATCGATGTTGCCTTTCACGCGATCAAGGTCATTGAGAATCGGATCCGAGGATTGAATCCAAATGCTGCCTATGATGTCGGGGGAATACCGAGAGATTTTCTCAGCGCTGAACGTTTGGCGTTGAAGGACAAGTTTCAGTTTCAGTGGTGGGCGAACTATCTGGTCGGAGTGCAAGCGCTGAAAGAAACAAAAAAGGGACCAGATCGCGGCATCGATGGCGAGATGTATTTTATGAACGGTCCACGCGGCTGGGGCCGGATCTTAACATCAGTGAAAGGTGGGCAGCATGTCGGGGCAAAAGACGTCAGAGAGTTCAAGGCTGTAATCGACCGCGAACGCGCGGAAATGGGGCTCTTTATCTGTCTTCATGAAGCCACTCGTGAGATGAGAGCCGAAGCGGCGTCGTTCGGTTTTGTTGATACAGCTCACGGCCATCTTCCCCGGCTTCAAATCGTCACGATCGGCGAGTGGTTCAAGGGCGTTCGTCCAGCACTCCCATCGCTCGGACACATATCCCGAGAGTTCTTTCAGCCGGAGAAGCGGCAAGTCTCTAAAGCGATCCGGCGACCAGATCCAAATGCTCCGGAATTTGCTTTTTCGTTTACGGGCAGCAAATCAGACGATGTTGTTGTACATTTCAATCCAGCAGCAGCGCGGGAAGCAGAGCAAGATCAACGATTGCTTTAG
- a CDS encoding DUF1330 domain-containing protein: protein MSAYVVVELTVKDPEAKDRYSTAAGPVLKEYGGEFIAGGAWDVLTGEPAFTNGAIIRFADRETATAWYNSPGYQATFGDRALGIDCRFRLLG from the coding sequence ATGAGTGCTTATGTTGTAGTCGAACTGACTGTGAAGGACCCCGAGGCAAAGGATCGCTACTCCACCGCAGCGGGTCCCGTTCTGAAGGAATATGGCGGCGAGTTTATCGCTGGCGGCGCTTGGGATGTTTTGACCGGCGAGCCAGCCTTTACGAACGGTGCCATCATTCGTTTCGCTGATCGCGAGACCGCGACGGCTTGGTACAACTCTCCCGGCTATCAGGCGACATTCGGCGACCGCGCGCTCGGCATCGACTGCCGTTTCCGGCTTCTGGGTTGA
- a CDS encoding MFS transporter yields MSASSDCAVTADTSTSGSAKHCRNQATLAKPDYDRGTLYTLALGTFAVGTEGFMIAAILPSIATSLGTSVQAAGQLVTIFALTYALSSPILTALTAAWPRRRLLMVSLAGFVVANLIAAAAPGYWWLAGARVLLAFAAGLYVPNANAVASALAPAAYRGRALAIVNGGITVAVALGVPAGALVGAHFGWRATFVGVAGLSAIALSVLGIRLPREIAASAPAGLRERLSVAVMPGVFSALLTTTLWATGAYVVYTYVSPFLVSAADLAPEQAGLVLTLLGICAIGGVTLGGHANDRFGTRRAQAVALPISALTFASLTMVALIWAPHALLAILPLVALWGLSAWSFFPPQQARLVGVAGLSHTPVVLSLNASFMYLGFSLGAILGSVVITLASVAWIGAAGAACMLCAIAVSAFAWRRDRT; encoded by the coding sequence ATGAGCGCTTCTTCCGACTGCGCAGTCACAGCAGATACCTCGACCAGCGGAAGCGCCAAGCATTGCCGTAACCAGGCTACGCTGGCCAAACCGGACTATGATCGCGGCACACTCTACACGCTGGCGCTTGGCACTTTCGCCGTTGGCACAGAGGGTTTCATGATTGCGGCGATCCTGCCGTCGATCGCGACCTCCTTGGGCACGAGCGTTCAAGCTGCAGGCCAGCTCGTGACGATCTTCGCTCTGACCTACGCCTTGAGTTCACCGATCCTGACCGCGCTGACGGCGGCCTGGCCGAGGCGCCGCCTTCTGATGGTATCGCTCGCCGGGTTTGTCGTTGCCAATCTGATTGCGGCAGCGGCCCCCGGCTATTGGTGGCTGGCGGGCGCTCGCGTCCTGCTTGCATTTGCGGCCGGACTCTATGTGCCGAACGCCAATGCCGTCGCTAGCGCGCTGGCGCCTGCCGCATATCGCGGCCGAGCTCTGGCAATCGTCAATGGCGGCATTACCGTCGCGGTCGCGCTCGGTGTTCCGGCCGGTGCCCTTGTTGGCGCACATTTTGGCTGGAGGGCGACGTTCGTCGGCGTTGCCGGCCTTTCGGCGATTGCTCTCTCGGTGCTCGGCATCAGGCTTCCACGCGAAATCGCAGCCAGCGCGCCCGCTGGCCTGAGGGAACGCCTCTCGGTCGCCGTGATGCCCGGCGTGTTTTCGGCGTTGCTGACAACGACTCTTTGGGCGACCGGCGCCTACGTTGTTTACACCTATGTGTCGCCTTTCCTGGTGTCTGCTGCGGACCTGGCACCCGAACAGGCTGGTCTCGTTCTGACATTGCTCGGCATCTGCGCCATTGGTGGGGTGACGCTCGGTGGCCACGCCAATGATCGGTTTGGCACTCGAAGGGCTCAGGCTGTTGCCCTGCCGATATCGGCATTGACCTTCGCGAGTCTGACAATGGTAGCGCTGATCTGGGCGCCCCACGCACTCCTGGCGATCCTGCCGCTGGTCGCGTTATGGGGTCTGAGCGCCTGGAGCTTCTTCCCGCCACAGCAGGCACGGCTTGTCGGCGTTGCCGGCCTCAGCCATACGCCGGTCGTTCTCTCGCTCAACGCTTCATTCATGTATCTCGGCTTCTCACTCGGCGCAATCTTGGGGTCCGTTGTTATCACGCTGGCTTCGGTAGCCTGGATCGGCGCCGCCGGCGCGGCCTGCATGCTCTGCGCTATAGCCGTGTCGGCCTTCGCTTGGCGGCGCGACCGGACCTGA
- a CDS encoding TniQ family protein: protein MASGVVVNTVRLPFQIAMQDDELPASFVSRVAIANGFRSGSEFCAITGMNRDRLIHGSEYEIKLLAEWTGVDPAQINAFTFKQGHLFAFGQAVLKTRGFCRDGFRFCSECYVADTSLGPPVIRATWQWLPISCCPVHGIPLASSSGDVGEIGAVPEMANEAFKSTKRLAYPKAIALSKYLTDRILRSADDDFVGRLPLYVALEFFDVLGSLHRRIRQSSCLGTGRFELAQAGYQIAQRGPDAVSELLSRYTTKGSASSANRLRVKIYGDAKQWLWRHKDDADYSPIADLFQSQARWNPSFATGGISARKARASRTHTVRSASEEYCVPVALVERFLKERGVALPSDCLLSSFKFDAAVADELFGGAGIPLGLHQAAEVLGCSPATIIELLDLRLLDPLSSDKKDVRETFVSSANLSRLLKRIYRDADTTAKTPGLRSLPHCAIASGVSEGRIVGFILAGHLSNVAIAKAQAGLGALYVSLREVLTLKSQRV from the coding sequence ATGGCTAGCGGTGTAGTCGTGAACACGGTTCGGCTGCCCTTCCAGATCGCGATGCAGGACGATGAGCTTCCTGCCAGCTTTGTAAGTCGAGTTGCGATTGCGAACGGCTTTCGATCCGGGTCGGAATTTTGCGCGATTACGGGGATGAACCGCGATCGACTCATCCATGGCAGCGAATATGAAATCAAATTGCTAGCAGAATGGACTGGTGTAGATCCAGCGCAGATCAATGCATTCACTTTCAAGCAAGGCCACCTTTTTGCATTTGGCCAGGCGGTCTTGAAAACTCGCGGCTTCTGCCGAGACGGTTTCCGCTTTTGCTCGGAATGTTACGTCGCAGACACCAGCCTCGGTCCGCCGGTGATCCGGGCGACCTGGCAATGGCTGCCTATTTCCTGCTGCCCGGTACACGGAATACCTTTAGCGTCATCATCTGGCGATGTTGGTGAGATCGGCGCCGTTCCTGAAATGGCTAACGAAGCCTTCAAAAGCACTAAGCGGCTCGCCTATCCAAAGGCTATCGCGCTATCCAAATATCTCACCGATCGGATATTGCGATCTGCCGATGACGATTTTGTCGGAAGACTTCCGCTCTACGTCGCGCTCGAGTTCTTTGATGTCCTGGGTTCTCTGCATCGAAGAATTCGTCAAAGTTCATGCCTGGGCACCGGGAGGTTCGAGCTGGCCCAAGCTGGATACCAAATTGCGCAGCGTGGACCAGATGCGGTGTCCGAGCTGCTGTCGCGCTACACGACGAAGGGAAGCGCGAGCAGCGCCAACAGACTTCGGGTCAAGATCTATGGAGACGCGAAGCAATGGTTGTGGCGTCACAAGGATGACGCCGATTACTCCCCGATTGCCGATCTGTTCCAATCACAGGCTAGATGGAATCCATCGTTTGCGACCGGTGGGATATCTGCCAGGAAAGCCCGAGCGAGCCGCACTCATACGGTACGGAGCGCATCAGAAGAATATTGCGTTCCCGTTGCACTCGTGGAGCGATTTCTCAAGGAGCGGGGCGTGGCCCTCCCATCAGACTGCTTGCTCTCGAGCTTCAAGTTCGACGCCGCCGTCGCTGATGAACTGTTCGGAGGAGCTGGTATCCCACTTGGCCTGCACCAGGCCGCTGAGGTACTCGGCTGTTCGCCTGCCACAATCATCGAGCTGCTTGATCTTCGCTTACTGGATCCTCTTTCGAGCGACAAGAAAGACGTTCGAGAGACGTTCGTCAGCAGCGCCAACTTGTCCCGTCTTCTGAAGCGTATCTATCGGGACGCAGACACAACGGCAAAGACGCCCGGGTTAAGATCTCTCCCACATTGCGCTATCGCGTCCGGCGTTTCTGAGGGGAGAATCGTAGGTTTCATTTTGGCGGGACATCTATCTAACGTCGCAATTGCGAAGGCCCAAGCTGGATTGGGCGCGTTGTACGTCTCCTTGCGAGAGGTGCTGACGTTAAAGAGCCAAAGGGTTTAG
- a CDS encoding LysR family transcriptional regulator — protein MIKDNFALRLYTRVARLGSFSAAARECGLSQSQASRIVADLEAELGVRLLSRTTRAVVPTEAGGEFLARVEPILAALDEAEHSVREGGELRGLLRMSMPTSFGIRDVIPRLASFAERHPDLRIELQLGDRRQDLVRDAVDVAIRLGRLPDATATAKRIATIPRVVVASPEYLDRFGAPETPDDLVRHRIVGGTAAAVPTAWRFERHGQESAIKLDPHFLTDENEGAIAAAVAGFGITSTSGWACRRELESGALVRLLPDWTLAGIPVHAYFPMGRATRAAARAAIDHLVSAFERSPSVVPD, from the coding sequence TTGATCAAGGATAATTTCGCCCTTCGCCTCTATACGCGCGTCGCCCGTCTCGGCAGCTTCTCTGCCGCGGCGCGGGAGTGCGGCTTGTCGCAATCCCAGGCGTCGCGGATTGTGGCCGATCTGGAGGCCGAGCTCGGTGTCAGATTGTTGTCGCGTACCACGCGGGCCGTCGTGCCGACCGAAGCCGGCGGAGAATTCCTCGCGCGGGTCGAGCCCATTCTCGCAGCGTTAGACGAGGCGGAGCATAGCGTGCGCGAGGGGGGCGAACTGCGCGGGCTTCTGAGGATGAGCATGCCGACCAGCTTCGGCATTCGCGATGTCATCCCGCGCCTGGCCTCTTTCGCCGAAAGGCACCCGGATCTGCGTATCGAGCTTCAGCTCGGCGACCGGCGGCAGGACCTCGTCCGGGATGCCGTGGATGTCGCCATACGGCTTGGTCGGCTTCCCGATGCCACTGCTACGGCGAAGCGTATCGCGACGATTCCGCGTGTGGTCGTAGCCTCGCCTGAATATCTTGACCGATTCGGTGCGCCCGAGACACCAGACGATCTCGTTCGGCATCGCATTGTCGGCGGCACCGCCGCTGCAGTGCCGACAGCCTGGCGGTTCGAACGACATGGCCAGGAATCGGCCATAAAGCTCGATCCGCATTTCTTGACCGACGAGAATGAAGGGGCCATTGCGGCAGCGGTTGCGGGATTCGGCATCACCTCGACAAGCGGCTGGGCCTGCCGCCGCGAGTTGGAGAGTGGGGCGCTGGTGCGCCTGCTTCCCGATTGGACATTGGCCGGCATCCCCGTCCACGCCTATTTCCCGATGGGGCGAGCGACACGCGCCGCAGCGCGTGCCGCGATCGATCATCTCGTCTCTGCCTTCGAACGCAGTCCATCGGTCGTGCCCGACTGA
- a CDS encoding alkene reductase, with the protein MTTQPLFTHYRMGDLVLPNRIVMAPLTRMRAGTHDHVPTALQAEHYAQRAKAGLIVTEATAISPDGFGWADTPGLWTSDQVRGWRRVTDAVHAAGGRIVAQLWHTGAISHPNLRGGALPLSASDVNPEQVSVTAAGRVPTVTPRPMTRDEIRQTAADYARAARNALEAGFDGVQILANYLYLLAQFLNKTTNRRTDDYGGEIEDRARILFEVVEAVLNEVEPSRVGVKISPMHEGGPFAANDETLPMAEYAIRELNGYGLSHLLLMGATTDFTGTPLEPLMGDGMFRHFRPIFKGTLIANVQMDAERGNRLINGGLADLVAFGRPFIANPDLVERLGTGAPLAEIDWTTVYASGPNGYSDYPALQPANL; encoded by the coding sequence ATGACTACCCAGCCTCTGTTCACTCATTATCGCATGGGCGATCTCGTTTTGCCGAACCGGATCGTCATGGCGCCACTCACCCGCATGCGGGCTGGCACACACGACCATGTACCGACGGCCCTACAGGCGGAACATTACGCCCAGCGGGCGAAAGCGGGCCTAATTGTCACCGAGGCGACCGCGATCAGCCCAGACGGGTTCGGTTGGGCCGACACTCCTGGCTTATGGACCTCGGATCAGGTTCGTGGCTGGCGCCGCGTCACCGACGCCGTCCATGCCGCGGGCGGGCGTATCGTCGCCCAGCTCTGGCACACCGGCGCTATCTCTCATCCCAATTTACGCGGCGGAGCGCTCCCACTGTCGGCCTCTGATGTCAATCCGGAGCAAGTATCCGTCACCGCTGCCGGGCGCGTGCCGACCGTGACACCGCGTCCAATGACCCGAGATGAGATCCGGCAGACCGCCGCCGACTATGCCCGAGCGGCGCGCAACGCGCTGGAGGCCGGCTTCGATGGCGTGCAGATTCTGGCCAACTATCTCTATCTGTTGGCTCAATTCCTGAACAAGACGACCAATCGGCGGACCGACGATTATGGTGGCGAGATTGAGGACCGTGCTCGCATTCTGTTCGAGGTTGTCGAGGCCGTCCTCAACGAAGTCGAGCCGTCGCGTGTGGGAGTGAAAATCAGCCCGATGCACGAAGGGGGCCCCTTTGCCGCAAATGACGAGACGCTGCCGATGGCAGAATACGCCATTCGCGAACTTAACGGCTATGGCCTCTCGCATCTCCTTCTGATGGGCGCCACCACCGACTTCACTGGCACGCCGCTTGAGCCGCTGATGGGCGATGGAATGTTCCGTCATTTCCGCCCGATTTTTAAAGGAACGCTCATCGCGAACGTCCAGATGGATGCCGAGCGCGGTAATCGGCTGATAAACGGAGGCCTCGCCGATCTCGTGGCGTTCGGTCGGCCGTTCATCGCCAATCCGGACCTAGTCGAACGTCTGGGGACCGGCGCGCCGCTCGCCGAGATCGACTGGACGACCGTCTATGCATCGGGTCCCAACGGCTATTCCGATTACCCGGCTCTGCAGCCGGCGAACCTCTGA
- a CDS encoding zinc-dependent alcohol dehydrogenase family protein gives MTRSVRIHDFGDANVLRIENVEVGEPGRSEVRLRIRAIGLNRTEITLRSGRSPAKPPLPTGLGFEAAGVIEALGPDVTGFSVGDRVALVPAYGAAQYALYGEAAIAPARSLVMIPDDVGFTEAAATWTAYGTAWGGLVAVGALKAGQSVLIPAASSSVGLATIQIAHRLGARPIALTRTSAKANDLRHLGASAVIATTEQDVVAEVKALTGGKGAELVFDPVGGPEFATLAKATAAGGTLVVYGALDIRPTIVPPFEIFARDLAIRGLALTALTRDDPKLASLKQFVSEGLVQGAFHPTIARTFTFDQIADAHRFMEAGEQIGKIVITL, from the coding sequence ATGACCCGCTCCGTCCGCATCCACGATTTCGGTGATGCCAACGTCCTCCGCATCGAAAATGTCGAGGTCGGGGAGCCGGGCAGAAGCGAAGTCCGCCTTCGTATCCGCGCGATCGGCCTCAACCGCACAGAGATTACTCTCCGTTCCGGTCGGTCGCCTGCGAAACCGCCGTTGCCTACCGGTCTTGGCTTCGAAGCGGCCGGCGTCATCGAGGCGCTTGGTCCGGATGTCACCGGATTTTCGGTTGGCGATCGGGTTGCCCTCGTGCCGGCCTACGGCGCCGCGCAGTATGCGCTCTATGGCGAAGCCGCGATCGCGCCGGCCCGCTCGCTAGTGATGATCCCAGACGATGTAGGCTTCACCGAGGCCGCCGCGACCTGGACCGCCTATGGCACGGCCTGGGGCGGGCTGGTGGCTGTCGGCGCGCTCAAGGCCGGCCAGAGTGTGCTCATTCCCGCTGCCTCTAGCAGCGTCGGCCTAGCTACTATCCAGATCGCTCATCGGCTGGGTGCGCGTCCGATCGCGCTGACCCGCACCTCGGCGAAAGCGAACGATCTTCGCCACCTCGGTGCCTCAGCGGTCATCGCAACCACCGAGCAAGACGTCGTGGCCGAGGTCAAAGCCCTCACTGGGGGCAAGGGCGCGGAACTAGTCTTTGATCCGGTCGGCGGTCCTGAGTTCGCGACGCTTGCCAAAGCCACCGCCGCTGGTGGCACCCTCGTGGTCTACGGCGCTCTCGACATACGGCCGACGATCGTGCCGCCTTTCGAGATCTTCGCGCGCGATCTGGCGATACGGGGCCTCGCCCTGACCGCCCTCACGCGCGATGACCCAAAACTCGCATCGCTGAAGCAGTTCGTCAGCGAAGGCCTAGTCCAGGGCGCCTTCCATCCGACGATCGCGCGCACCTTCACCTTCGACCAGATCGCCGATGCTCACCGCTTCATGGAAGCCGGCGAGCAGATCGGGAAGATCGTGATCACCCTCTGA
- a CDS encoding PcfJ domain-containing protein — protein MPVIVRGILQRRTRRLLDQDIERVVEWLHDAVFHEAYWLQKVDEANRPKKIMKCASIEQLLVEVAKTERQSGRKLGPPAACSGEECIAELDDGYTIVRLVTVEALDWEGLRMDHCLGCGRYDYCLQSPGSAFLSLRDRFGRPHVTMSVVNGKYVIAMQGKGNRPPIDRYFNILAPFFSREGYKLGLAAFELGRVLDENGVWHKLSELPPDLRVPGRLNLGYTALRSLPPGLYVSGCLLIGSSLIAEIGEGLDVGGLIIGNAPLTTLPQNTRIRGNLDLRGTQVSQLSNGLYVDRDVLIGGTSISKLPDIMSVGGKISLSNSAINSLPNCVPDDQVIITNDRTMSAREFRTH, from the coding sequence ATGCCTGTCATCGTACGAGGTATCTTGCAGCGTAGGACAAGACGTCTTCTTGACCAGGATATCGAACGGGTTGTTGAGTGGCTGCACGATGCCGTCTTTCATGAGGCCTATTGGCTGCAGAAAGTTGACGAGGCAAATAGACCCAAGAAAATTATGAAATGCGCTTCGATCGAACAGCTGCTTGTCGAAGTCGCGAAGACAGAACGGCAATCAGGCCGGAAACTCGGCCCACCGGCTGCGTGTTCGGGCGAAGAGTGCATCGCAGAGCTCGATGACGGTTACACCATTGTGAGGCTGGTCACGGTGGAAGCACTTGATTGGGAAGGTCTTCGAATGGATCACTGTTTGGGCTGTGGGCGATATGATTACTGTCTTCAGAGCCCTGGCAGCGCCTTCCTTTCCCTGCGCGACCGTTTCGGAAGGCCGCATGTCACCATGTCAGTGGTGAACGGGAAATACGTTATCGCTATGCAAGGAAAGGGAAATCGGCCGCCCATCGATCGATATTTCAACATTCTCGCTCCCTTCTTTTCGCGCGAGGGCTACAAACTAGGCTTGGCAGCGTTCGAACTGGGACGGGTACTTGACGAGAACGGTGTCTGGCACAAGCTAAGCGAGCTTCCACCAGACCTCCGCGTTCCGGGCAGGTTGAACCTTGGTTATACCGCTCTGCGGAGCCTTCCGCCGGGACTGTATGTGAGCGGTTGTTTGCTCATCGGCTCCAGTCTGATTGCGGAAATTGGCGAGGGGCTGGATGTAGGCGGCCTTATCATCGGCAATGCACCTTTGACTACCTTGCCACAGAATACGCGAATTCGAGGAAACCTCGACCTTCGCGGCACCCAAGTCTCCCAGCTATCAAACGGCTTGTACGTGGACCGCGACGTTCTGATCGGTGGGACATCAATTTCTAAGCTGCCGGACATCATGAGTGTGGGCGGTAAGATCAGTCTGAGCAACTCCGCCATCAACTCTTTGCCAAATTGCGTCCCAGATGATCAGGTCATCATCACGAACGATCGAACGATGTCGGCGCGAGAGTTCAGGACCCACTAA